In Biomphalaria glabrata chromosome 11, xgBioGlab47.1, whole genome shotgun sequence, the following proteins share a genomic window:
- the LOC106059141 gene encoding probable serine carboxypeptidase CPVL yields the protein MKMLVLQNICLMFNICQALTCANIGHLLLTPYLKEGEITTAKELSIVHDKDGVIPTSYSGFITVDELIGNHLFFWFFPAMNSDPKAPLVIWLNGGPGVSSELGLFHENGPLKFRETDNGEVGYERRNSSWAETFSMLYIDNPVGVGYSYSDSGEEGYRTTQEEYTIDLYEFIQQFYVMFPEYLQRELYIGGQSYAGKYVPAFAYRIHEEIQVNRTRIPLTGIYLGGPLIDFEVQGPRLADLFYSLGFISAKQRQDFKISSKKFIHKLVFGQKKFVPDKDFEKVSMNRVCNGCWDNLHNLEKPPYEAVGKVMRSLRLKVHAGSVPFEEASYSVHLKLSSDYFVSTTAKFTKLMDNYKVLVFVGSDDGVISSPSVEALLTSIPWSLQPEYKDAKKLVWVDQEKNKVKGFYTRVGQFCRVTVLGAGHQVPHDQPESTLLMMTEFIKNGCISGN from the coding sequence ATGAAAATGTTGGTTTTGCAAAACATTTGTCTCATGTTCAACATTTGTCAAGCACTGACTTGCGCCAATATCGGGCATCTACTTTTAACGCCTTACTTAAaagaaggggaaataactacAGCTAAAGAGCTCAGTATAGTTCATGACAAAGATGGCGTCATACCAACAAGTTATTCAGGATTTATTACAGTTGATGAACTTATTGgaaatcatttatttttctgGTTCTTCCCAGCCATGAACTCTGACCCCAAAGCTCCACTGGTCATCTGGCTAAATGGTGGACCTGGCGTGTCATCCGAATTGGGTTTATTTCATGAGAACGGACCTTTAAAATTTAGAGAAACAGATAATGGAGAAGTTGGATATGAAAGAAGAAACAGTTCTTGGGCCGAGACATTTTCAATGTTATATATTGACAATCCCGTTGGAGTTGGTTATAGTTATAGCGACAGCGGAGAGGAAGGTTATAGAACAACACAAGAAGAGTACACTATAGATCTCTATGAGTTCATTCAACAATTTTATGTCATGTTCCCAGAATACTTGCAAAGAGAACTTTACATTGGCGGCCAATCATACGCCGGGAAATATGTTCCGGCCTTCGCTTACAGAATACACGAAGAAATTCAAGTTAACAGAACCAGAATTCCATTAACAGGAATTTATCTTGGAGGACCTTTAATTGACTTTGAAGTACAAGGTCCTAGACTCGCAGACTTATTCTATTCTTTAGGCTTTATTTCTGCTAAACAAAGACAGGACTTTAAGATTAGTTCTAAAAAGTTCATTCATAAACTTGTTTTTggacaaaaaaagtttgtacctgATAAGGATTTTGAAAAGGTTTCAATGAACAGGGTTTGTAATGGGTGTTGGGATAATTTACATAACTTAGAGAAACCTCCGTATGAAGCAGTTGGAAAAGTCATGAGATCGTTGCGCTTGAAAGTACATGCTGGAAGTGTACCATTTGAAGAAGCTAGTTATTCGGTGCATCTGAAGTTAAGTTCCGATTACTTTGTCTCGACCACTGCTAAATTTACAAAGCTGATGGACAATTACAAagttcttgtgtttgttggaAGCGATGATGGTGTAATCAGCTCTCCCTCGGTGGAAGCTCTTTTGACCTCTATCCCATGGTCATTGCAGCCTGAGTATAAAGATGCTAAAAAGTTGGTATGGGTTGACCAGGAGAAGAATAAGGTCAAAGGCTTCTACACTCGTGTTGGTCAGTTCTGTAGAGTTACCGTCTTAGGGGCCGGACATCAAGTGCCCCATGACCAACCAGAAAGCACTTTGTTAATGATGACCGAGTTCATAAAGAATGGTTGTATTAGTGGAAATTAA